The Nodosilinea sp. PGN35 genome includes a region encoding these proteins:
- the atpD gene encoding F0F1 ATP synthase subunit beta, with protein MVTTAEQTNVGYITQVIGPVVDIKFTAGEMPKIYNALKIEGTNPAGNQVAVTCEVQQLLGDSQVRAVSMSSTDGLVRGMKVVDTGLPISVPVGAATLGRIFNVLGEPVDEKGPVNVDTTSPIHRSAPKFTDLETQPTVFETGIKVIDLLAPYRRGGKVGLFGGAGVGKTVLIQELINNIAKEHGGVSVFGGVGERTREGNDLYNEFIESGVINADDLSKSKVALVYGQMNEPPGARMRVALSALTMAEYFRDVNKQDVLLFIDNIFRFVQAGSEVSALLGRMPSAVGYQPTLGTDMGDLQERITSTLEGSITSIQAVYVPADDLTDPAPATTFAHLDATTVLSRALASKGIYPAVDPLDSASTMLQPNVVGEEHYKTARAVQSTLQRYKELQDIIAILGLDELSEDDRLVVARARKIERFLSQPFFVAEVFTGAPGKYVSLEDNIKAFNQILSGELDEIPEQCFYLKGGIEEVLEAAEKIKAEK; from the coding sequence ATGGTCACCACAGCAGAACAAACCAACGTTGGCTACATTACTCAAGTTATTGGCCCGGTTGTAGACATCAAGTTTACCGCTGGCGAAATGCCAAAGATTTACAACGCTCTCAAAATTGAGGGCACCAACCCCGCTGGCAATCAAGTTGCCGTCACCTGCGAAGTGCAGCAGCTCCTGGGCGATTCCCAGGTGCGGGCCGTTTCTATGAGCAGCACCGACGGTCTGGTGCGGGGCATGAAGGTTGTCGATACTGGTCTACCCATCAGTGTGCCGGTGGGTGCGGCTACCCTGGGCCGAATTTTCAACGTGCTGGGTGAGCCCGTGGACGAAAAAGGGCCCGTCAACGTTGACACCACTTCTCCTATCCATCGCTCAGCGCCTAAGTTTACCGACCTAGAGACCCAGCCGACGGTATTTGAAACCGGCATCAAAGTTATCGACCTGCTCGCCCCCTACCGTCGCGGCGGCAAAGTGGGTCTATTTGGTGGAGCAGGCGTAGGTAAAACCGTTCTGATTCAAGAGCTGATCAACAACATCGCCAAAGAGCACGGCGGCGTGTCAGTGTTTGGCGGCGTGGGCGAGCGCACCCGCGAGGGCAACGACCTCTACAACGAGTTCATCGAGTCGGGCGTAATCAACGCTGACGACCTGAGCAAGTCGAAGGTAGCCCTGGTCTACGGTCAAATGAACGAGCCCCCTGGGGCACGCATGCGGGTGGCCTTGTCGGCGCTGACCATGGCCGAGTACTTCCGCGACGTCAATAAGCAAGACGTACTGCTGTTTATCGACAATATCTTCCGCTTTGTGCAGGCAGGTTCCGAGGTGTCGGCACTGCTGGGCCGCATGCCCTCCGCTGTGGGCTACCAGCCCACCCTGGGCACCGACATGGGTGACCTGCAAGAGCGCATCACCTCCACCCTGGAGGGGTCAATTACCTCCATTCAGGCCGTCTACGTACCCGCAGATGACCTCACCGACCCCGCTCCGGCCACCACCTTTGCCCACTTAGACGCCACCACGGTACTCTCCCGCGCCCTGGCCTCTAAGGGTATCTATCCCGCAGTGGATCCGCTAGACTCCGCTTCCACCATGTTGCAGCCCAACGTTGTGGGTGAAGAGCACTACAAAACCGCCCGTGCCGTCCAATCGACCCTGCAGCGCTACAAAGAACTGCAAGACATCATCGCCATTCTAGGTCTCGATGAACTCTCCGAAGACGATCGCCTGGTGGTGGCCCGCGCCCGTAAGATCGAGCGTTTTCTCTCCCAGCCCTTCTTTGTGGCAGAAGTCTTTACCGGTGCCCCCGGTAAGTACGTCTCTCTAGAAGACAACATCAAAGCCTTTAACCAGATTCTCTCCGGGGAGCTCGATGAGATTCCTGAGCAGTGCTTCTACCTCAAGGGTGGCATTGAGGAAGTGCTCGAAGCTGCCGAGAAGATCAAGGCTGAGAAGTAG
- the ppk1 gene encoding polyphosphate kinase 1: MAKAELADQSVDLSAPQYYINREVSWLGFNERVLHEALDPRTPLLERLKFLAIYSANLDEFFMVRISGVMEQAEAGVHPETPDKLPPTRQLEIMRSHLLEKVALQHRTFERELRPALSKYGVHLQNYRDLTQEQIFFLRDYFEKRIFPVLTPLSVDPSHPFPRMSNLSLNLAVKVVDPETGIERFARVKVPSSLPRFVGMPEPLRTYQGKPCVWIGVPLEQVVAENLSYLFPGMTITEQSLFRITRDADFPVLEDEADDLLLAIEKEISKRRLEGFVCRVELESTMPDDLKAGLMRELKVSSDRVYEIDGLLNLADLFFFLSMPLPELKDKPWSAVVPPRLKPVLDLEDDGTESYSEHASNFFAALRDSDILVHHPYESFRTSVQEFIAQAANDPKVLAIKITLYRTSGDSPIVKALIAAAANRKQVVALVELKARFDEANNIEWAKKLEDAGVHVVYGIAGLKTHTKTALVVREEGDNIRRYVHIGTGNYNPKTSKLYTDLSLFSCQEELGADLSDLFNFLTGYSRQKAYRKLLVAPLTLRDRMEALIRREIDHAQSGGQGKIVAKMNSLVDGRIIRLLYEASQAGVEIDLVVRGICCLRPGVAGVSDNIRVISVIGQFLEHSRIFYFHNSGQPRYYIGSADWMTRNLDRRVEAIVPIEDPKLIKELQHILDVLQADNRQAWEMAPDGTFTQRRPRKGEEPRGTHATLMAYALKRDAVR, encoded by the coding sequence ATGGCTAAAGCTGAGTTGGCCGACCAGAGCGTTGATTTGAGCGCCCCCCAGTACTACATTAACCGCGAGGTCAGCTGGCTGGGGTTTAACGAACGGGTGCTCCACGAAGCCCTTGACCCTCGCACGCCGCTGCTGGAGCGGCTGAAGTTTTTGGCGATCTACAGCGCTAACCTGGATGAGTTTTTCATGGTGCGGATCTCTGGGGTCATGGAGCAGGCGGAGGCCGGGGTGCACCCCGAGACGCCAGATAAGCTGCCGCCGACCAGGCAGCTGGAGATCATGCGATCGCACCTGCTTGAGAAGGTGGCCCTGCAGCACCGCACCTTTGAGCGCGAGCTGCGTCCGGCCCTGAGCAAGTACGGGGTTCACCTGCAAAACTACCGCGACCTCACCCAGGAGCAGATCTTTTTTCTCAGAGACTACTTTGAGAAGCGCATCTTTCCGGTGTTGACCCCGCTGAGCGTCGATCCGTCGCACCCGTTTCCGCGCATGTCAAACCTGAGCCTCAATCTGGCGGTCAAGGTGGTCGATCCCGAAACCGGCATTGAGCGCTTTGCCCGCGTCAAGGTGCCCAGCAGTCTGCCCCGCTTTGTGGGCATGCCCGAGCCGCTGCGCACCTACCAAGGCAAACCCTGCGTGTGGATTGGGGTACCCCTGGAGCAGGTAGTGGCCGAGAACTTAAGCTACCTGTTTCCCGGGATGACGATCACGGAGCAAAGCCTGTTTAGAATCACCCGCGACGCTGACTTTCCAGTCTTGGAAGACGAGGCTGACGATTTACTGTTAGCCATCGAGAAAGAAATTAGCAAGCGGCGGCTTGAGGGCTTTGTGTGCCGGGTCGAGCTTGAAAGCACCATGCCCGATGACTTGAAGGCGGGGCTGATGCGAGAGCTTAAGGTAAGCAGCGATCGCGTCTACGAAATCGACGGACTGCTGAACCTGGCCGATCTCTTCTTTTTTCTCTCGATGCCGCTGCCCGAGTTAAAAGACAAACCCTGGTCGGCGGTGGTGCCCCCCAGACTTAAACCGGTGCTAGATCTTGAGGACGACGGCACCGAAAGCTACTCTGAGCACGCCTCCAATTTCTTTGCCGCCCTGCGCGACAGCGATATTTTGGTGCATCACCCCTACGAATCGTTTAGAACGTCGGTGCAGGAGTTTATTGCCCAGGCCGCCAACGACCCGAAGGTACTGGCCATCAAAATCACCCTCTACCGCACCTCGGGCGACTCCCCCATTGTGAAGGCGCTGATTGCCGCCGCCGCTAACCGCAAGCAGGTGGTGGCTTTGGTCGAACTCAAAGCCCGCTTTGACGAAGCCAACAACATTGAGTGGGCCAAAAAACTAGAGGACGCCGGAGTACACGTGGTCTACGGCATTGCGGGGCTTAAAACCCACACTAAAACTGCCCTGGTGGTGCGCGAAGAGGGCGACAACATTCGCCGCTATGTGCACATTGGCACGGGCAACTACAACCCCAAAACCTCAAAACTCTACACCGACCTGAGCCTGTTTAGCTGTCAGGAAGAACTGGGGGCTGACTTGAGCGATCTGTTTAACTTTCTCACCGGCTACTCGCGCCAGAAGGCCTACCGCAAGCTGCTGGTGGCCCCGCTGACCCTGCGCGATCGCATGGAAGCCCTGATTCGCCGCGAGATTGACCATGCCCAGAGCGGCGGCCAGGGCAAAATTGTCGCCAAAATGAACTCCTTGGTCGACGGTCGCATTATTCGACTGCTCTACGAGGCCTCCCAGGCGGGAGTCGAAATTGACCTGGTGGTGCGCGGTATCTGCTGCCTGCGCCCCGGCGTGGCCGGTGTGAGCGACAACATTCGCGTGATCAGCGTCATCGGTCAGTTTTTAGAGCACTCCCGCATTTTTTACTTCCACAACAGCGGCCAGCCCAGGTACTACATCGGCAGCGCCGACTGGATGACCCGCAACCTCGATCGCCGGGTGGAAGCGATCGTGCCGATCGAAGACCCCAAGCTGATCAAAGAGCTGCAACATATTCTCGATGTATTGCAGGCCGACAACCGCCAGGCGTGGGAAATGGCCCCTGACGGCACCTTTACCCAGCGCCGCCCCCGCAAAGGAGAAGAGCCGCGCGGTACCCATGCCACGCTGATGGCCTACGCCCTGAAGCGCGACGCCGTGCGATAG
- a CDS encoding DEAD/DEAH box helicase gives MTFEQLGLATGLLRAVADQGYTEPTPIQQKAIPAILQGQDILASAQTGTGKTAGFTLPLLQRLAETKSTGRRLPRALILTPTRELAAQVGESVTTYGRHLPFRAAMIYGGVSFGGQIRQLRQGVDILIATPGRLLDHVNQGTIDLSAVEILVLDECDRMLDMGFIHDIRKIMGRLPDERQTLMFSATFSKPIQQLAHTLLKSPVQVEVAPRNTTAERVEQVVHPVDRHRKRELLSHMIGFHNWQQVLVFTRTKHGANRLAEQLAKDGLKTAAIHGNKTQAARARALKDFKQGRVRVLVATDVASRGIDIDQLPYVVNFELPNVPEDYVHRIGRTGRAGNEGRAVSLISDDELPLLISIERLLKQSISQDIVPGYEPSFSSDTSRVRAAAAPAAPRRQRPRRRSGGSPSAPRRAGAGARGQ, from the coding sequence ATGACCTTTGAACAACTCGGTCTAGCGACCGGTTTACTTCGCGCTGTTGCTGACCAGGGCTACACTGAGCCCACGCCCATTCAGCAAAAAGCGATCCCCGCGATTTTGCAGGGGCAAGACATCTTGGCCAGCGCCCAGACGGGCACCGGCAAGACCGCAGGCTTTACCCTACCGCTCTTGCAGCGGTTGGCCGAAACCAAGAGCACGGGCCGCCGCCTGCCCCGCGCCCTGATTCTCACCCCCACCCGCGAGCTGGCGGCCCAGGTGGGCGAGAGCGTCACCACCTACGGCAGGCACCTGCCCTTTCGGGCCGCGATGATCTATGGTGGCGTCAGCTTTGGCGGTCAAATTCGCCAGCTGCGCCAGGGGGTCGATATTTTGATCGCCACTCCGGGCCGCCTGCTCGACCACGTCAACCAGGGCACCATCGATCTCAGTGCGGTGGAGATTTTGGTGCTCGATGAGTGCGATCGCATGCTCGATATGGGCTTCATCCACGACATCCGCAAGATCATGGGTCGCCTGCCCGATGAGCGCCAGACCCTGATGTTTTCGGCCACCTTCTCCAAGCCCATTCAGCAGCTGGCCCACACCCTGCTAAAGTCGCCCGTACAGGTCGAAGTTGCCCCCCGCAACACCACCGCCGAGCGGGTTGAGCAGGTGGTGCACCCCGTCGATCGCCACCGCAAGCGGGAGCTGCTCTCGCACATGATTGGCTTCCACAACTGGCAGCAGGTGCTGGTGTTTACCCGCACCAAGCACGGTGCCAACCGCCTGGCCGAGCAGCTGGCCAAAGACGGCCTCAAAACCGCCGCCATTCACGGCAACAAAACCCAGGCGGCCCGCGCCCGCGCCCTGAAAGACTTCAAACAGGGCCGCGTGCGGGTGCTGGTGGCCACCGACGTCGCGTCCCGCGGCATCGACATCGACCAGCTGCCCTACGTGGTCAACTTTGAGCTGCCCAACGTGCCCGAAGACTACGTGCACCGCATTGGTCGCACGGGCCGGGCCGGCAACGAGGGTCGCGCCGTGTCGCTGATTAGCGACGATGAGCTGCCCCTGCTGATCAGCATTGAGCGCCTGCTCAAGCAGTCGATTTCCCAGGACATCGTACCCGGCTACGAGCCATCCTTCTCCTCAGATACAAGCCGGGTCAGAGCGGCGGCGGCTCCGGCAGCTCCCCGTCGTCAGCGCCCGCGTCGCCGCAGCGGCGGCAGCCCCAGTGCCCCTCGCCGCGCTGGGGCCGGGGCCAGGGGCCAATAG
- a CDS encoding DUF29 domain-containing protein: MTPARSTPASLYAADYLRWLDATADALKRQDYGAIDWENVIEEIEDMGRRERQSLKSNLVILLLHLLKWQFQPERQSHSWKASIVEHRQRLEDSLEASPSLKPYLETLLPKAYGNAVERAAAETGLAEAAFPQSCPYTISQIMAKGFLP, translated from the coding sequence ATGACCCCAGCCCGCTCTACCCCAGCGTCTCTCTACGCAGCCGACTACCTCCGCTGGCTAGACGCCACCGCCGATGCTCTAAAGCGCCAAGACTACGGCGCGATCGACTGGGAGAATGTGATTGAAGAAATTGAAGATATGGGGCGACGGGAGCGGCAAAGCCTAAAAAGTAATCTAGTGATCTTGCTGTTGCATCTGTTGAAATGGCAGTTTCAGCCCGAGAGACAAAGCCACAGCTGGAAGGCCAGTATCGTCGAACATCGCCAGCGCCTAGAGGATAGCCTGGAGGCATCCCCTAGCCTAAAACCCTACCTAGAGACCCTACTTCCTAAGGCCTACGGCAACGCTGTAGAACGAGCGGCGGCAGAAACTGGCCTGGCTGAAGCCGCCTTTCCCCAGAGCTGTCCCTATACCATTAGCCAAATTATGGCCAAGGGCTTTTTGCCGTAG
- a CDS encoding SRPBCC domain-containing protein codes for MPSLYSEVTINAPRFAVWDALVRKEEWHRWNTFLYDCDPNLPIRPGGEIFLALRRVEGEDETEFQPRIVVVQPNHCLRWISKGPGFRSEHVFELEDVGPNRTKYIHQERISGLLSQVFLPFIRRDEKEGIRRMARQIKRYVEHHYRRQW; via the coding sequence ATGCCCAGCCTCTACAGCGAAGTCACCATCAACGCGCCCCGCTTTGCCGTGTGGGATGCCCTCGTTCGCAAAGAAGAATGGCACCGCTGGAACACCTTTCTCTACGACTGCGATCCCAACCTGCCCATTCGCCCTGGCGGCGAGATCTTCCTCGCCCTGCGCCGGGTCGAAGGCGAAGACGAAACCGAGTTTCAGCCCCGCATTGTGGTGGTGCAGCCCAACCACTGCCTGCGGTGGATCTCCAAAGGCCCCGGCTTTAGAAGTGAGCATGTGTTTGAGCTAGAAGACGTCGGCCCCAACCGCACCAAATACATCCATCAAGAGCGCATTTCCGGCCTGCTTTCCCAGGTGTTTTTGCCCTTCATTCGCCGCGACGAAAAAGAAGGCATTCGCCGCATGGCCCGCCAGATCAAGCGCTACGTCGAGCACCACTACCGCAGGCAGTGGTAA
- a CDS encoding NAD-dependent malic enzyme, with product MATLTPNPSYSLSLRLKIPNKTGMLAQITQAIAEAGGNLGDFELISRNRYDLIRELHIDASSEAHVEEIIGAVKALKEIEILEICDRTFQIHEGGKISVESKLELHNQDDLAMAYTPGVGRVCVEIAEHPDRVFDLTIKGNTVAIVTDGSAVLGLGNLGPEAALPVMEGKALLFKKFAGLDAFPICLDTQDTDEIVTAVKQLAPVFGGVNLEDISAPRCFEIEARLRQELDIPVFHDDQHGTAIVTLAALVNALKLVNKSLAQVKVVINGAGAAGVAIAKLLQKAGATTILLCDSKGILSTSRDDLNPQKLEFAVAESGTLADAMVGADIFLGVSAPGVVSVEMVASMAPAPIVFAMANPIPEIQPELVTGQVAVMATGRSDYPNQINNVLAFPGVLRGAIDCRAQEITPSMYLEAAYAIAALVSPQELDREHIIPSAFDERVSAAVASAVKHAARVDGVARK from the coding sequence ATGGCAACTCTTACCCCTAACCCCAGTTACAGTCTCAGTCTGCGGCTCAAAATCCCGAACAAAACCGGCATGCTGGCTCAGATTACCCAGGCGATCGCCGAAGCCGGGGGCAATCTAGGCGACTTTGAGCTGATCAGCCGCAATCGCTACGACCTGATTCGGGAGCTGCACATCGATGCCTCCAGCGAGGCCCACGTGGAGGAGATTATTGGGGCGGTCAAAGCGCTCAAAGAAATTGAAATTTTGGAGATCTGCGATCGCACCTTCCAAATCCATGAGGGCGGCAAGATCAGCGTTGAGAGCAAGCTTGAGCTGCACAATCAGGATGACCTGGCTATGGCCTACACCCCCGGCGTGGGGCGGGTGTGCGTGGAGATTGCCGAGCACCCCGATCGCGTCTTTGACCTGACGATTAAGGGCAATACGGTGGCCATCGTCACCGACGGCAGCGCCGTGCTGGGGCTGGGAAATTTGGGGCCTGAGGCCGCCCTGCCGGTGATGGAGGGCAAGGCGCTGCTGTTTAAGAAATTTGCCGGGCTCGATGCCTTCCCCATCTGCCTCGACACCCAGGACACCGATGAGATTGTGACTGCGGTGAAGCAGCTGGCCCCGGTGTTTGGCGGCGTCAACCTCGAAGACATCAGCGCCCCCCGCTGCTTTGAGATCGAGGCCCGGCTGCGTCAGGAGCTAGACATTCCGGTGTTCCACGACGATCAGCACGGCACCGCCATTGTCACCCTGGCGGCGCTGGTCAACGCGCTGAAGCTGGTGAATAAATCCCTCGCCCAGGTGAAGGTGGTGATCAACGGGGCCGGGGCGGCGGGGGTAGCGATCGCCAAGCTGCTGCAAAAAGCCGGGGCTACCACCATTCTGCTGTGCGACTCGAAGGGCATTCTCTCCACCAGCCGGGACGACTTGAACCCCCAAAAGCTAGAGTTTGCCGTGGCCGAGTCGGGCACCCTGGCCGACGCCATGGTGGGGGCCGATATTTTCCTCGGGGTGAGCGCGCCGGGGGTGGTCAGCGTCGAGATGGTAGCCTCTATGGCCCCAGCCCCAATTGTGTTTGCCATGGCCAACCCGATCCCCGAAATTCAGCCGGAGCTGGTGACGGGCCAGGTGGCGGTGATGGCCACGGGCCGCAGCGATTACCCCAACCAGATCAACAACGTGCTGGCCTTCCCTGGGGTGCTGCGCGGGGCGATCGACTGTCGCGCCCAGGAGATTACCCCCTCAATGTACCTGGAGGCGGCCTACGCGATCGCCGCCCTGGTCAGCCCCCAGGAGCTCGACCGCGAACACATCATTCCCTCGGCGTTTGACGAGCGGGTGTCTGCCGCTGTGGCCTCGGCGGTCAAGCACGCGGCCCGGGTAGATGGGGTGGCGCGGAAGTAG
- a CDS encoding GNAT family N-acetyltransferase, with the protein MQLRTATEADLPNLAALYRDTVLHNAPEHYTAAQTAAWAAVDADSPRFRQFILDVTTYVAEHDHGIVGFAGIGDDGHVASAYVRHDCLRQGIGSLLMQAVLTHAQSKQLPRLYAEASEFSLGLFKKFGFSRCDTEVVEHNGVQFTRYLVERVLV; encoded by the coding sequence ATGCAACTGCGCACAGCGACCGAAGCTGACTTGCCTAATCTGGCCGCCCTGTACCGAGACACTGTGCTGCACAACGCGCCCGAGCACTACACCGCAGCTCAAACAGCAGCCTGGGCTGCCGTAGATGCCGACAGCCCCCGCTTCCGTCAGTTCATTCTCGATGTCACCACCTACGTGGCTGAGCATGACCACGGCATTGTGGGTTTCGCCGGCATTGGCGACGACGGTCACGTCGCTTCGGCCTACGTGCGCCACGACTGCCTGCGCCAGGGCATTGGCTCACTACTAATGCAGGCGGTGCTGACCCACGCCCAGTCAAAGCAGCTCCCTCGGCTCTACGCCGAGGCCAGCGAGTTTAGCCTGGGGCTGTTCAAGAAATTTGGCTTCAGCCGGTGCGACACCGAGGTGGTGGAGCACAACGGCGTGCAGTTTACCCGCTACCTGGTGGAACGGGTTCTGGTTTAG
- a CDS encoding ABC transporter permease, which produces MNLQESLSMATKTLAANRLRSALTMLGIIIGNASVITMVGLGEGAQRFVNAQLETLGPNVLFIVPGSQETRQLGSLEIPRTLVLADAEAIAQQVPSVAGVAAESSGRQLVTYRNRNANVNVVGITPDFLTVRSFEVAQGRFVSDLDLTRSAQVAVIGGTLQERLFDDESALGRQLRIGGVTFDVVGVLERKGSNLGLDYDDAVMVPLTTKDSRLAGGERSPYGIEVSFITVSARDRASMATAEFQITNLLRLRHNIRAEDDFYISSQDSLLTIANTITGALTLMLAAIAGISLFVGGIGIMNIMLVSVRERTQEIGLRKAIGASQGDILGQFLIEAIILSIAGGVVGTALGVGGILLIGLLTPFEAGISVGAILLTVSISGGIGLFFGVFPARQAAKLDPIVALRTA; this is translated from the coding sequence ATGAACCTGCAAGAAAGCCTGTCGATGGCAACCAAAACTCTGGCAGCCAACCGCCTGCGCAGCGCCCTGACCATGCTGGGTATCATCATCGGCAACGCCTCGGTCATTACCATGGTGGGCCTGGGGGAAGGGGCGCAGCGCTTCGTCAACGCCCAGCTCGAAACCCTGGGGCCAAACGTGCTGTTCATCGTGCCGGGCAGCCAAGAGACGCGCCAGCTGGGCTCGTTAGAAATTCCTCGCACCCTGGTGCTGGCCGATGCGGAGGCCATTGCCCAGCAGGTGCCGTCGGTGGCGGGGGTGGCGGCGGAGTCCAGCGGTCGCCAGCTGGTCACCTATCGCAACCGCAATGCCAACGTCAACGTGGTGGGCATCACCCCCGACTTTTTGACGGTGCGCAGCTTTGAGGTGGCCCAGGGGCGCTTTGTCAGCGATCTAGACTTGACCCGCAGTGCCCAGGTGGCGGTAATTGGCGGCACGCTGCAAGAGCGCCTGTTTGACGATGAGTCGGCCCTGGGTCGGCAGCTTCGCATTGGCGGTGTGACTTTTGATGTGGTGGGAGTGCTAGAGCGCAAGGGCTCGAACCTGGGGCTCGACTACGACGATGCGGTGATGGTGCCGCTGACGACCAAAGACAGCCGCCTGGCGGGGGGAGAGCGATCGCCCTACGGCATCGAGGTGTCGTTTATTACGGTGTCGGCCCGCGATCGCGCCAGCATGGCCACCGCCGAGTTTCAGATCACCAACCTGCTGCGCCTGCGCCACAACATTCGCGCGGAAGATGACTTCTACATCAGCAGCCAGGACTCGCTGCTGACTATTGCCAACACGATTACCGGGGCGCTGACCCTGATGCTGGCGGCGATCGCCGGTATTTCTCTCTTTGTCGGGGGCATCGGCATTATGAACATCATGCTGGTGTCGGTGCGCGAGCGCACCCAGGAGATCGGGCTGAGAAAGGCGATCGGGGCTTCCCAGGGCGATATCTTGGGTCAGTTTTTAATTGAGGCAATTATTCTGTCCATTGCGGGCGGAGTGGTCGGCACCGCCCTGGGGGTAGGCGGTATTTTGCTGATTGGGTTGCTGACCCCCTTCGAGGCAGGCATTTCGGTGGGGGCAATTCTGCTGACCGTGAGCATTTCCGGCGGCATTGGCCTCTTCTTTGGGGTGTTTCCCGCCCGGCAGGCCGCCAAGCTCGACCCCATTGTGGCGCTGCGCACCGCTTAA
- a CDS encoding tail fiber domain-containing protein: MADTNGNNPFAHTDKKSGDIIRSEDWNSAMNEVVRLNNAKVNRQGADTIQGPLTIEAALTLNDRVGIGGAPATGTNAERLKVTGNAAIAGSLTIQQNQSAVLELRAIDGAHGRHAYLVSRPNSFNAYSTDLGFKVRREAAWTSEALPDAMTIAYTGNVGIGIDTPTEKLDIKGGKLQLEGNQQILFKDGDTSNNLKLQLWSGYGLGINNGTLFYAANGIHSWRDDKGTNERMKLTTAANGGLTVLGTGKSSFAGALDVAGNVGVGTSSPSAKLEVVGSGGSSIDLLVNGRLRSNNNDGGLWVASDRFVGGHGTNKIGFYTNSAWRLTVTDNGNIGVGTSTPDKGKLHIEGSVNYQHPSGYRYFVNRTDSNQTTTGFNAPYSIYASNFIGASEFNAFSDLRIKEVEGVSDSASDLKILRQLSIVNYSYKDQAKNGSKKYKKVIGQQVAKVFPQSVDTHLDVIPDVFQKAFANNGWIELMNHGLQTGERIKIFLENSEGEIHIITAATPHRFQVSLDYTGTVFVYGREVDDFHVVDYDALSMLNISATQELCKIIDALQADISSLKKQISDAQLASLSVAFR, from the coding sequence ATGGCAGACACCAACGGCAACAACCCCTTTGCCCACACCGACAAAAAATCTGGCGATATCATCCGCTCAGAAGACTGGAACAGTGCCATGAACGAGGTGGTGCGCCTCAACAATGCAAAGGTAAACCGCCAGGGGGCCGACACCATTCAAGGCCCGCTCACTATTGAGGCTGCCCTCACCCTCAACGATAGAGTTGGCATTGGCGGTGCCCCGGCCACAGGCACAAATGCAGAGAGGCTAAAAGTTACAGGCAATGCTGCGATCGCTGGCAGTCTCACTATTCAGCAGAATCAGTCAGCAGTTTTAGAACTCCGAGCGATCGACGGGGCCCATGGTCGCCATGCCTATCTTGTATCTCGGCCCAATTCGTTCAACGCCTACAGCACCGACTTAGGCTTCAAAGTTCGTAGGGAGGCTGCCTGGACAAGTGAAGCATTACCTGATGCCATGACCATTGCCTACACGGGCAATGTTGGAATTGGCATAGACACCCCAACCGAGAAATTAGATATAAAAGGCGGAAAACTACAGCTAGAGGGCAATCAGCAAATTCTTTTTAAGGATGGCGATACCAGCAATAATCTAAAACTACAGCTCTGGAGTGGTTACGGGCTAGGAATTAACAACGGTACGTTGTTTTACGCCGCTAACGGCATCCATTCCTGGCGAGATGATAAAGGCACTAATGAACGAATGAAGTTGACCACCGCCGCCAACGGCGGATTGACTGTTTTAGGAACCGGCAAATCTTCTTTCGCAGGGGCACTAGATGTAGCGGGCAACGTCGGTGTCGGCACCAGCAGTCCCAGCGCAAAGCTGGAAGTTGTCGGTTCAGGTGGTAGCAGTATAGATTTGCTGGTGAATGGGAGATTGCGCTCTAACAACAACGATGGCGGATTGTGGGTGGCCAGCGATCGCTTTGTAGGTGGCCATGGCACCAACAAAATTGGATTTTACACCAATAGCGCCTGGAGACTGACCGTAACCGACAATGGCAATATTGGCGTTGGCACTAGCACCCCCGACAAAGGCAAATTACACATTGAGGGATCTGTCAATTATCAGCATCCAAGTGGCTACCGTTATTTTGTCAATCGAACTGACTCAAATCAAACAACAACCGGGTTTAATGCCCCTTACTCCATATATGCCAGCAACTTTATTGGAGCCAGCGAGTTCAACGCCTTCTCTGACCTACGCATCAAAGAAGTCGAAGGCGTCAGCGATAGCGCATCTGATCTTAAAATTTTGCGCCAGCTATCTATTGTCAACTACTCTTACAAAGATCAGGCCAAAAACGGATCGAAAAAGTACAAGAAAGTAATTGGCCAGCAGGTTGCAAAAGTATTCCCTCAATCTGTAGATACGCATTTAGATGTGATCCCTGACGTTTTCCAAAAGGCCTTTGCCAACAACGGCTGGATAGAGCTGATGAACCATGGATTGCAGACTGGAGAGAGAATCAAAATCTTTTTAGAAAACTCTGAAGGTGAAATCCATATAATTACAGCGGCAACACCCCATCGATTTCAAGTTTCCCTGGACTACACCGGAACAGTCTTTGTCTACGGCAGAGAGGTAGATGACTTTCACGTGGTTGACTACGATGCTTTATCTATGCTAAACATTTCAGCCACTCAGGAGCTGTGCAAAATAATCGACGCCTTGCAGGCAGACATCAGCAGCCTAAAGAAACAAATCAGTGATGCACAATTAGCCTCATTATCGGTAGCTTTTCGGTAG